In Flavobacteriaceae bacterium, the following proteins share a genomic window:
- a CDS encoding porin: protein MKLKITLIALLLAFTYSLNAQEISDAKFGKGIFNFVAKDSSFSVKFGARFQINSTSTWNFDSSRDQFGSPDHNFDLRRARLKFDGFAFSPKLKYKIELGLSNRDVSGANQFNRNTPRTILDAVIKWNFAGNWELWAGQTKLPGNVERVVSSANLQFIDRSLLNSRFNIDRDLGIQLRHKDKLGKNFVIREKFSLSQGEGRNITEGNIGGLQYTGRVEFLPFGEFQSKGEYFQSDLKREQKPKLFLAFTYNFNDNAVRSRSGLGSFLFIDNGNNLFESDATTIFADAVFKYRGFAFQGEYAHRDVDNVLAINTDGTSAGNGFSTGNALNLQASYLFKSNFEIAGRFTTLDEDNVSGGAIVGADTNEYTLGVSKYIVGHNLKVQSDFSYRTVNGIENRLGFRMGFELQF from the coding sequence ATGAAACTTAAAATTACGCTTATCGCATTATTATTAGCATTTACCTATTCTTTAAATGCTCAAGAAATTAGCGATGCTAAATTCGGAAAAGGAATATTCAACTTTGTAGCTAAAGACAGTTCTTTTAGTGTGAAATTTGGTGCTCGTTTTCAAATAAATTCAACATCAACTTGGAATTTTGATTCCTCAAGAGATCAATTTGGAAGCCCTGACCATAATTTTGACCTACGTAGAGCACGTTTAAAATTTGATGGTTTTGCTTTTTCTCCAAAGCTTAAATATAAAATTGAATTAGGGTTATCAAATAGAGATGTTTCTGGTGCTAATCAATTTAATAGAAATACACCACGTACCATCCTTGATGCTGTCATTAAATGGAATTTTGCAGGTAATTGGGAACTTTGGGCTGGACAAACAAAACTACCCGGAAATGTAGAACGTGTAGTATCTTCTGCTAATCTTCAATTTATAGATCGTTCGTTATTGAACAGTCGTTTTAATATAGATCGTGATTTAGGGATCCAATTACGCCATAAAGATAAGTTAGGGAAAAATTTTGTAATCAGAGAGAAATTCTCATTATCTCAAGGAGAAGGAAGAAATATTACAGAAGGTAATATTGGTGGTTTGCAATATACCGGGCGTGTTGAATTCTTACCTTTTGGGGAGTTTCAATCCAAAGGAGAGTATTTTCAATCTGATTTAAAACGCGAGCAAAAACCAAAATTGTTTTTGGCCTTCACTTATAATTTTAATGATAATGCTGTAAGATCTAGAAGTGGTTTAGGGAGTTTCCTTTTTATAGATAATGGCAATAATCTATTTGAGAGTGATGCCACAACTATTTTTGCAGATGCAGTGTTTAAATATAGAGGATTTGCTTTTCAAGGAGAATATGCACATCGTGATGTTGACAATGTTCTCGCTATTAATACTGATGGGACATCTGCAGGAAATGGATTCAGCACTGGTAATGCCTTAAATTTACAAGCAAGTTATCTATTTAAAAGCAACTTTGAAATAGCTGGCCGTTTTACTACATTGGATGAAGACAATGTAAGTGGGGGAGCTATTGTAGGTGCAGATACTAACGAATATACTTTGGGAGTTTCCAAATATATTGTTGGTCATAATTTAAAAGTACAATCTGATTTTAGTTATAGAACTGTAAATGGTATTGAAAACAGGCTTGGATTCAGAATGGGTTTTGAATTACAATTTTAA
- a CDS encoding multidrug transporter, with translation MKNNLLLGLAIITMLFSCTTDDTPEIIINDNSVTNNNTGGGNGNGSETIFLSGTFTEDLTLEEDNNYVVDGPLIMASGTTLTIPAGLTIEALATGADVYIAISQGAQIIANGTASRPIILTSNSSAPQAGDWGGLILLGNAPINSVTGGSATSTSEIANLPYGGNIVDDTSGSLRYVRVQYSGGSADGQSENNGFSFYGVGNGTTVEFIQVFEGLDDGVEFFGGTVNVNNVSVINAQDDSIDWTEGYSGTIVDAHIRHGAEHDRAIEADGFNTDIGNNSNPLFFSNPTITNLTVEGQGSGSGNEAIRLRAGTQGTLTNIVLEGFPGGFRVDGDNANSPTGQAVLDGNLSVTDVTLTDVLNTVRVNTTTVFTEADLISGIGNGTGTDFATWGAGWAVQ, from the coding sequence ATGAAAAATAATTTATTATTAGGATTAGCAATAATAACAATGCTATTTTCTTGCACAACAGACGACACTCCAGAAATCATAATAAATGATAATAGTGTTACAAACAACAATACTGGTGGCGGTAATGGTAACGGATCTGAAACTATCTTTTTATCAGGAACTTTTACAGAAGATTTAACTTTAGAAGAGGATAATAATTATGTAGTTGATGGTCCATTAATTATGGCTTCTGGTACTACACTTACTATTCCTGCTGGTTTAACCATTGAAGCTTTAGCTACTGGTGCAGATGTGTATATTGCAATCTCTCAAGGAGCTCAAATAATCGCAAACGGAACTGCTTCACGTCCAATCATTCTTACTTCTAACTCTTCTGCGCCACAAGCTGGGGATTGGGGTGGTTTAATATTATTAGGTAATGCTCCCATAAACTCTGTTACCGGTGGATCAGCAACTTCAACTTCAGAAATTGCTAACTTACCTTATGGAGGTAATATCGTTGATGATACTTCAGGAAGTTTACGTTATGTACGCGTACAATATTCTGGTGGATCTGCAGATGGCCAGTCTGAAAACAATGGATTTTCTTTTTATGGTGTTGGAAACGGAACTACGGTAGAATTTATTCAAGTATTTGAAGGTTTAGATGATGGTGTTGAATTTTTTGGCGGAACTGTAAACGTAAATAATGTTTCGGTTATCAACGCTCAAGATGATTCTATAGATTGGACTGAAGGGTATTCTGGAACTATAGTAGATGCACATATAAGACATGGGGCGGAACACGATAGAGCTATTGAAGCTGATGGGTTTAATACAGATATAGGTAATAACTCAAATCCACTATTCTTTTCAAACCCTACAATAACTAACTTAACTGTTGAAGGTCAAGGATCTGGTAGCGGGAATGAAGCCATCAGGTTAAGAGCTGGTACTCAAGGTACACTTACTAATATTGTTTTAGAAGGGTTTCCTGGAGGGTTTAGAGTTGATGGAGATAATGCAAATAGTCCTACAGGTCAAGCAGTTTTAGATGGTAATTTATCTGTAACAGATGTTACGCTTACAGATGTATTAAATACTGTAAGAGTAAACACTACTACTGTATTTACTGAAGCTGATCTTATTTCTGGTATTGGTAATGGTACAGGAACAGATTTTGCAACTTGGGGAGCAGGTTGGGCTGTACAATAA
- a CDS encoding nicotinic acid mononucleotide adenyltransferase, whose product MKNTILLFAFLITAVSFGQEKRDLKLNKETNLIDVTYYHDNGVVSQTGAYTLDGKLQGEWLSFDAEGKKLVLANYDNGKKVGKWFYWNDKTLKEIDYTSNVIASITEWTNDKTRVAVRN is encoded by the coding sequence ATGAAAAACACAATTTTATTATTTGCCTTTTTAATTACTGCAGTTTCTTTTGGACAAGAAAAAAGAGATTTAAAACTTAATAAAGAAACCAATTTAATTGATGTGACGTACTATCATGACAATGGAGTTGTAAGCCAAACAGGAGCTTACACTTTAGATGGAAAATTGCAAGGAGAGTGGTTAAGTTTTGATGCAGAAGGCAAAAAGTTAGTTTTGGCTAATTATGATAATGGTAAAAAAGTCGGCAAGTGGTTTTATTGGAATGATAAAACCTTAAAAGAAATAGATTATACAAGCAATGTTATTGCAAGTATTACAGAATGGACTAATGATAAAACAAGAGTCGCAGTTCGTAATTAA
- a CDS encoding S9 family peptidase, which translates to MKTSTKIITLLFLSFNFFIKAQTKIFTLDDMNALTSISSLQISPNGKSALFMTSKRNLEVNSFDRKLIILDIASKSQKVIGENLVGIGSPSWINDENISLITRSKNGRQVHILNVASKSLKQITNSNNRIVRYSWSPDRKILAYFVRDKREEKKGADRFNDSFEAGNNDYLIDETPINTSVWIANADGNVRKITPDGFTVATGLSTSSLAWSPDGKTLAFTKYPSAYSGDSDLGVNYSYNTATKELKPITKNKQRESQPFFTPDNQSVVYRYPRDGFPSNMSDLHQVNIKTGAIQNITKVLDKSVSNIEWLSDGAILVRAIDRKGNMLFKMENGKTSKLNIGELVSISSLSMAKNESMVLTGLKKDYPVEVYYKPNLDANPVQLTNFNAFINDINLGHQESFQWESNDGLNPNGVITYPPNFDSNKKYPLVLQIHGGPSASSVLGFSPTTQAMAAKGWIVFQPNYRGSTNLGNAFQSAISMNPSEGPGHDIITGVNELKKMKYINEDKIGVSGWSYGGWMTSWLIGRYPDVWTAAVAGAAPVDLTDMYSLNDLNRMRRHSMVESPYVGDNLDWAYKNSPITNFSKLKTPTLIMSKTGDSRVTITGSYKLYGALRDNNVPVQFIAYPGPGHFPSDPVRATDVYKRWIDWLTQYLKTDKKSINRIKALKN; encoded by the coding sequence ATGAAAACGTCAACTAAAATAATTACACTGTTATTTTTAAGCTTTAATTTTTTTATAAAAGCGCAGACAAAAATATTTACACTAGACGATATGAATGCTTTAACTAGTATTTCATCATTACAAATATCACCAAACGGTAAATCAGCATTGTTTATGACTTCAAAACGTAATTTGGAGGTTAACAGTTTTGATAGAAAGCTTATTATATTAGACATAGCTTCTAAATCACAAAAAGTAATAGGAGAGAATTTAGTAGGAATAGGGTCTCCATCTTGGATTAATGATGAAAATATTTCACTGATAACGAGAAGCAAAAATGGGCGTCAGGTACATATTTTAAATGTTGCATCGAAATCGTTAAAGCAAATTACAAATAGTAATAATAGAATTGTAAGATATAGCTGGAGCCCTGATAGAAAAATATTAGCATATTTTGTTAGAGATAAGAGAGAAGAAAAAAAAGGAGCGGATCGATTTAATGATTCGTTTGAAGCAGGAAACAATGATTATTTAATAGACGAAACTCCTATAAACACTTCTGTTTGGATTGCAAATGCAGATGGTAATGTACGTAAAATAACACCAGATGGATTTACAGTAGCAACAGGGTTGTCTACATCGTCTTTAGCATGGTCACCAGATGGAAAAACACTGGCATTTACAAAATATCCATCAGCTTATTCAGGAGATTCTGATTTAGGAGTAAATTATAGTTATAATACTGCTACTAAAGAATTAAAACCAATTACTAAAAATAAACAAAGAGAATCACAACCATTTTTCACTCCAGATAATCAATCTGTAGTCTATCGTTATCCAAGAGATGGATTCCCATCAAATATGAGTGATTTGCATCAAGTAAATATTAAAACAGGAGCTATACAAAATATTACCAAAGTATTAGATAAATCGGTTTCAAATATAGAATGGCTTTCTGATGGAGCTATATTAGTTCGTGCCATTGATCGTAAAGGAAATATGCTTTTTAAAATGGAAAATGGTAAAACTTCAAAGCTTAATATTGGAGAACTTGTAAGTATATCTAGTCTCAGTATGGCTAAAAATGAGAGCATGGTTTTAACAGGGCTTAAAAAAGATTATCCAGTTGAAGTTTATTATAAGCCAAATTTAGATGCAAATCCAGTTCAGCTCACAAATTTTAATGCATTTATAAATGATATTAATCTTGGTCATCAAGAAAGTTTTCAATGGGAGAGTAATGATGGTTTAAACCCTAATGGGGTAATTACTTATCCTCCAAATTTTGATTCAAATAAAAAATATCCTTTAGTGCTTCAAATTCACGGAGGACCAAGTGCTTCATCTGTATTAGGATTTAGCCCAACCACTCAAGCTATGGCTGCTAAAGGGTGGATAGTATTTCAACCTAACTATAGGGGTAGTACTAATCTAGGAAATGCTTTTCAATCAGCAATTTCTATGAATCCTAGTGAAGGCCCTGGACATGATATTATTACTGGGGTTAATGAATTAAAAAAAATGAAGTATATAAATGAAGATAAAATAGGAGTTTCAGGTTGGTCTTATGGTGGTTGGATGACGTCTTGGTTAATAGGAAGATATCCTGATGTGTGGACAGCTGCTGTTGCTGGAGCTGCACCGGTAGATCTTACAGATATGTATAGTCTTAACGATTTAAATAGAATGCGAAGACACTCAATGGTAGAGTCGCCTTATGTAGGTGATAATTTGGATTGGGCTTATAAAAATTCACCAATCACTAATTTTTCAAAATTAAAAACACCAACACTAATTATGTCTAAAACAGGAGATTCTAGAGTTACTATTACGGGGTCGTATAAATTATACGGAGCTTTGCGAGACAATAATGTACCTGTTCAATTTATTGCTTACCCCGGACCAGGCCATTTTCCTTCAGATCCAGTTAGGGCAACAGATGTCTATAAGAGATGGATAGACTGGTTAACTCAATATCTAAAAACAGATAAAAAAAGTATAAATAGAATTAAAGCCTTAAAAAACTAA
- a CDS encoding TonB-dependent receptor gives MKKITLLFILLTATISYAQNTGSIVGKLIDKEYNNEPLAFANIIIKGTIKGTTSDIDGLYKLENLEPGDYIIQYSFVGYETQEINATVVAGKVTTINVPMGASAASLDEVIITTTTRRESEVALLLDQKKAVEIKQSIGSQELARKGVSDAAGAISLISGISKQEGSSNVYVRGLGDRYQNTTLNGLSLPSNDIDKKNIDLSLFSSDVIENVSVSKTYSTRSFGDFAAGNVDISSKDYKGKGFINFTSGSSINSRAVNQNFVRSEGTGFFGYYGRNDNNPFAVVISQPIDPVNAGEPVNINFGGSAGISFDIGKASRLSLFATASFENGFEYRRGEAANFTTVITTAFPDAEEFEYSTTTTALANINYKINDKHKIKYNSLFVNSSSDQVGNFGINGGGQNRNAIANADEGFYQKNIQFDQDIIIVNQLIGTHNINEKLKLDWGIGYNKVFANQPDRKRLSLENFQLSLDNDPSTNPTFFNNIPFDNQRYFQDIEDDEFTSRLNLEYTLNEKIKLNIGHNSRIKERAFDNIRYGYDIVDRNFQITDVNNFDAIFNVENLSLSDGGGIFRTFVFNAINPPQVGPFNRPGLPENTYTGRLELNAGYANAEININEKLLIVPGVRVEFFDQSIDFDVINLPPNDPGFREVDNTFFLPSLNVRYALNENQNLRFSASKTVSVPEFKEVAPFVYEGVTTRIGGNPDLLDGTSFSKIYNVDLKYEWFLSKNELLSVAVFGKQINDPVNLVVANDATGTQRYFRTGDRADVFGVELELRKNIIQDGDENTKLSFGFNATYTYTEQDLRSSNGLFSSTLDRTDQLQGASPLIINADLNYTPTFGKYKPKANLVFNYFSDRIDALGSGQLGNIVEKSVPTLDFILKNDITEKLELNFSAKNIFDSTIQYVREDTPFGDISVTSANGKGITNYKRGVDIGFQLKYKF, from the coding sequence ATGAAAAAAATCACACTATTATTTATATTATTAACAGCCACTATCTCTTATGCCCAAAATACGGGTTCAATAGTAGGGAAGTTAATAGATAAAGAATACAATAACGAGCCTTTAGCTTTTGCTAATATTATTATTAAAGGTACTATTAAGGGAACAACTTCTGATATTGATGGCTTATACAAACTCGAAAATTTAGAGCCTGGAGATTATATCATTCAATATAGTTTTGTAGGTTATGAAACACAAGAAATAAATGCAACAGTTGTAGCTGGAAAAGTAACTACTATAAATGTTCCTATGGGAGCAAGCGCTGCTTCTTTAGATGAAGTTATAATTACTACCACAACACGAAGAGAAAGTGAAGTTGCTTTATTATTAGATCAGAAAAAAGCAGTAGAGATCAAACAAAGTATTGGATCTCAAGAATTAGCTCGAAAAGGGGTTAGTGATGCAGCTGGGGCTATTTCTTTAATTTCAGGAATTTCTAAACAAGAAGGTTCTAGTAATGTTTATGTAAGAGGATTAGGAGACCGCTATCAAAACACGACTTTAAATGGCTTATCTCTTCCTTCTAATGATATTGACAAAAAGAACATTGATCTATCTTTATTTTCTTCAGACGTAATTGAAAATGTATCAGTAAGCAAAACTTATTCTACTCGTTCTTTTGGAGATTTTGCTGCAGGTAATGTGGATATTAGCTCTAAAGATTATAAAGGAAAAGGGTTTATTAATTTTACTTCTGGATCATCAATCAATTCGAGAGCAGTTAATCAAAACTTTGTACGAAGTGAGGGAACAGGCTTTTTTGGTTATTATGGCAGAAATGATAATAACCCTTTTGCAGTAGTAATATCTCAACCTATTGATCCAGTTAACGCAGGAGAACCTGTAAATATAAACTTTGGAGGTTCAGCAGGTATTTCTTTTGATATTGGTAAAGCTTCTCGTTTAAGTTTATTTGCTACTGCATCTTTCGAAAACGGATTTGAATATAGAAGAGGTGAAGCTGCAAATTTCACTACAGTAATTACAACTGCATTTCCTGATGCTGAAGAATTTGAATATTCTACAACTACCACAGCTTTAGCTAACATTAATTATAAAATTAATGACAAGCATAAAATTAAATACAATTCTTTATTTGTAAATAGCTCATCAGATCAAGTTGGAAATTTTGGGATTAATGGGGGAGGTCAAAACAGAAACGCAATTGCCAATGCTGATGAAGGTTTTTATCAAAAAAACATTCAGTTTGATCAAGATATTATTATTGTGAATCAGTTAATTGGCACTCACAATATTAATGAAAAATTAAAATTAGATTGGGGAATTGGTTATAATAAAGTGTTTGCTAATCAACCCGACAGAAAACGTTTAAGTTTAGAAAATTTTCAGCTATCACTAGATAATGATCCTAGTACGAATCCAACTTTTTTTAATAATATTCCTTTTGACAATCAGCGTTATTTTCAAGATATTGAAGATGATGAATTCACATCTCGTTTAAATTTAGAATATACATTAAACGAAAAAATAAAACTAAACATTGGTCATAATTCAAGAATTAAAGAACGTGCTTTCGATAATATAAGATATGGATATGATATTGTAGATCGAAATTTTCAAATAACTGACGTTAATAATTTTGATGCCATTTTTAATGTTGAAAATTTATCTCTATCAGATGGGGGTGGTATTTTTAGAACCTTCGTTTTTAACGCTATCAACCCTCCTCAAGTTGGCCCTTTTAACAGACCTGGATTACCAGAAAATACATATACAGGTCGTTTAGAATTAAATGCAGGTTATGCTAACGCAGAAATAAACATTAATGAGAAGCTATTAATTGTTCCTGGAGTAAGAGTGGAGTTTTTTGATCAGAGTATTGATTTTGATGTTATTAATTTACCTCCTAACGATCCTGGTTTTAGAGAGGTTGATAACACTTTCTTTTTACCAAGTTTAAATGTACGTTATGCTTTAAACGAAAATCAAAACTTACGTTTTTCTGCTAGTAAAACGGTATCTGTTCCCGAATTTAAAGAAGTAGCTCCATTTGTTTACGAAGGTGTAACTACTAGAATTGGAGGTAATCCAGATTTATTAGATGGGACATCGTTTTCAAAAATATATAATGTTGATTTAAAATACGAATGGTTTTTAAGTAAAAACGAATTACTATCTGTAGCCGTTTTTGGAAAACAAATTAATGACCCTGTAAATCTAGTAGTTGCTAATGATGCAACAGGAACACAACGTTATTTTAGAACTGGAGATAGAGCTGATGTATTTGGAGTTGAATTAGAATTGAGAAAAAACATTATTCAAGATGGTGATGAGAATACAAAACTATCGTTTGGTTTTAATGCAACTTACACTTATACCGAACAAGATTTAAGAAGTTCTAATGGGTTATTTTCATCAACCTTAGACAGAACCGATCAATTACAAGGAGCTTCTCCTCTAATTATAAATGCAGATTTAAATTACACTCCAACATTTGGTAAATATAAACCTAAAGCGAATTTGGTTTTCAACTATTTTTCTGACAGAATTGATGCCTTAGGTTCTGGGCAATTAGGCAATATTGTTGAAAAATCTGTTCCTACGCTAGATTTCATTCTTAAAAATGATATTACAGAAAAACTCGAACTCAATTTTAGTGCTAAAAATATTTTTGATTCTACAATCCAATATGTAAGGGAAGACACCCCTTTTGGAGATATTTCTGTAACCTCAGCAAATGGTAAAGGTATTACTAATTATAAAAGAGGGGTTGACATAGGGTTTCAATTAAAATACAAATTTTAA
- a CDS encoding PstS family phosphate ABC transporter substrate-binding protein codes for MKKLLIILALALTFGACGNKKEQGSASTNDTAALSGTIKVDGSSTVFPITEAVAEEFRSAQPKVKVTIGVSGTGGGFKKFARGETNLSNASRPIKDKEKALCAENNINFLELEVAYDGLAVLVNPANDWVDNFTVEELKKIWEPAAQGVIMKWNQIRPEWPDEEIHLFGPGVASGTYDYFTEAIVGKSGSSRGDFTASEDDHVLVQGIAGDKYSLGFFGLAYYAENKDKLTLIGVHNGEEVVKPTLETVSNGSYRPLSRPLFIYVNSTSVASPEVVEFVDFYIDNAAELSQDVGYIPLPEENYATQRANFKTFVENNK; via the coding sequence ATGAAAAAATTACTAATTATTCTTGCCTTAGCCCTTACGTTTGGAGCTTGTGGTAACAAAAAAGAACAAGGCTCTGCATCAACAAATGATACTGCTGCTTTATCTGGTACAATTAAAGTAGATGGATCCAGTACTGTATTTCCCATTACTGAAGCAGTAGCAGAAGAGTTTAGATCTGCTCAACCTAAAGTAAAAGTAACCATTGGTGTTTCTGGAACTGGTGGTGGATTTAAAAAATTTGCCAGAGGAGAAACAAATTTATCTAATGCTTCTCGTCCTATTAAAGATAAAGAGAAAGCTCTTTGTGCAGAAAATAACATTAATTTTTTAGAATTAGAAGTTGCTTACGATGGTTTAGCAGTTTTAGTAAATCCAGCAAATGATTGGGTAGACAATTTTACTGTTGAAGAATTAAAGAAAATATGGGAACCAGCTGCTCAAGGTGTAATTATGAAATGGAATCAGATTCGCCCAGAATGGCCAGATGAAGAGATTCATTTATTTGGACCTGGTGTTGCTTCTGGAACTTATGATTATTTTACTGAGGCTATCGTTGGAAAAAGTGGTTCTAGTAGAGGTGACTTTACAGCTAGCGAAGACGATCATGTATTAGTACAAGGTATTGCTGGAGATAAATATTCTTTAGGGTTCTTTGGATTAGCTTATTACGCAGAAAATAAAGACAAATTAACACTTATTGGGGTGCATAACGGCGAGGAAGTTGTAAAACCTACTCTAGAAACCGTAAGTAATGGGTCATACAGACCATTATCAAGACCACTATTTATTTATGTAAATAGCACATCTGTTGCATCTCCTGAAGTTGTAGAATTTGTTGATTTTTATATTGATAATGCTGCTGAATTATCTCAGGACGTTGGATACATTCCATTACCAGAAGAAAACTATGCAACACAAAGAGCAAATTTTAAAACCTTTGTTGAGAACAATAAATAG